A DNA window from Salvelinus sp. IW2-2015 linkage group LG4q.1:29, ASM291031v2, whole genome shotgun sequence contains the following coding sequences:
- the LOC111962140 gene encoding protein RIC-3: protein MSMSTFQKVTLVSCLVLCVALLLPKMLLGGGKKAQTEGSGRFPPMVHRQMAPDSQGQRAAGSTRAHNTEAIARAKGGGGTGVGTGGKSNLAGQIIPIYGFAILLYILYILFKITSKGKCAVPAEPRFPSVRAENRKRKITDFELTQLQDKLRETEMVMERIVSKASHSPERFGGERRLPAIFRSLQRC, encoded by the exons ATGTCGATGTCAACATTTCAAAAGGTTACGCTCGTGTCTTGTCTCGTGCTCTGCGTTGCTCTTCTGCTTCCGAAAATGCTGCTAGGCGGAGGGAAGAAGGCACAGACCGAGG GTTCAGGACGGTTTCCTCCCATGGTGCACCGGCAGATGGCRCCGGACAGTCAGGGCCAGAGGGCTGCTGGGTCCACCAGGGCACACAACACCGAGGCTATCGCCAGGGCTAAGGGGGGTGGGGGCACAGGGGTAGGGACCGGGGGCAAGTCCAACCTGGCAGGGCAGATCATCCCCATCTACGGCTTTGCGATCCTTCTTTACATCCTCTACATCCTGTTTAAG ATAACCTCAAAGGGGAAGTGCGCCGTACCTGCTGAACCCAGATTTCCCTCAGTGAGAGCAGAGAACCGGAAGAGAAAGATCA cgGACTTTGAGCTGACTCAGCTGCAGGATAAgctgagggagacagagatggtGATGGAGAGGATTGTGTCCAAAGCCAGCCACAGTCCTGAAAG gtttgGTGGTGAGCGTAGGCTgccagctatttttaggtctctccagagatgttga